From a region of the Procambarus clarkii isolate CNS0578487 chromosome 2, FALCON_Pclarkii_2.0, whole genome shotgun sequence genome:
- the LOC138365837 gene encoding cysteine-rich, acidic integral membrane protein-like, which produces MEIVLNVETAQCGDCAQSGDCAQSIDCAQSGDCAQCGDCDQCGDCDQCGDCAQCGDCAQCGDCAQCGDCAQSIDCDQCGDCDQCGDCDQCGDCAQCGDCAQCGDCAQCGDCAQSIDCDQCGDCDQCGDCDQCGDCDHVETAPYGDFAPCGDCAQCDDCGQCEDCAHCGDCAHCGLCVYSVNTVHCVKTVHSVEIVQFLETVHSIETVYCVETAHSMETVLRVETVHRMKTMLSVGDCASCDDCATCRDYAQ; this is translated from the exons ATGGAGATTGTGCTCAATGTGGAGACTgctcagtgtggagactgtgctcaGAGTGGAGACTGTGCTCAGAGTATAGACTGTGCTCAGAGTGGAGACTGTgctcagtgtggagactgtgatcagtgtggagactgtgatcagtgtggagactgtgctcagtgtggagactgtgctcagtgtggagactgtgctcagtgtggagactgtgctcaGAGTATAGACTGTGatcagtgtggagactgtgatcagtgtggagactgtgatcagtgtggagactgtgctcagtgtggagactgtgctcagtgtggagactgtgctcagtgtggagactgtgctcaGAGTATAGACTGTGatcagtgtggagactgtgatcagtgtggagactgtgatcagtgtggagactgtgatca TGTGGAGACTGCACCATATGGAGACTTTGCACCGTGTGGAGATTGTGCACAGTGTGATGACTGTGGACAGTGTGAAGACTGTGCACATTGTGGAGACTGTGCACACTGTGGACTATGTGTGTACAGTGTGAATACTGtgcactgtgtgaagactgtgcACAGTGTGGAAATTGTGCAATTTTTGGAGACAGTGCACAGTatagagactgtgtactgtgtggagactgcgcacagtatggagactgtgcttcgtgtggagactgtgcaccgtATGAAGACTATGCTCAGTGTGGGAGACTGTGCATCGTGTGATGACTGTGCAACGTGTAGAGACTATGCACAGTGA
- the LOC138365839 gene encoding adhesive plaque matrix protein-like, which translates to MAAKSECKPECKPECKSECKSECKPEGKPECKSGCKPECKPECKPECKPEYTPECKPEYTPECKSECKSECKPEGKPECKSGCKSECKPECKSECKPEGKPECKSGCKPECKPGCKPECKPECKIEYKPECKSEDKPEYMPEGKPEYKPEYKLECKPEYKPEYKSGCKPECKPECKIEYKPECKSEDKPEYMPEGKPEYKPEYKPEYKSECKPDAQFPQCAQSPQCAQSSHCPQSSHCAQSPRCAQSPHECKPECKSGCKPECKLGCKLEYKPECKPEYTPECKPECKSGCKLEYKPECKPEYKPEYKTGCKLEWKPEYKPECKSGCKPECKPECKSGCKLEWKREYKPECKSGCKPECKPEYTPECKPECKPEYTPECKPECKSECKSECKPEYTPECKPECKSGCKPECKLGCKLEYKPECKPEYTPECKPECKSGCKLEYKPECKPEYKPEYKPGCKLEWKPEYKPECKSGCKPECKPECKSGCKLEWKPEYKPECKSGCKPGCKPEYTPEFKSGCKPECKPECKSGCKLECKPE; encoded by the exons ATGGCGGCCAAATCCG agtgcaagccagagtgcaagccagagtgcaagtCAGAGTGCAAgtcagagtgcaagccagagggcaagccagagtgcaagtcagggtgcaagccagagtgcaagccagagtgcaagccagagtgcaagccagagtacacgccagagtgcaagccagagtacacGCCAGAGTGCAAGTCAGAGTGCAAgtcagagtgcaagccagagggCAAGCCAGAGTGCAAGTCAGGGTGCAAgtcagagtgcaagccagagtgcaagtcagagtgcaagccagagggcaagccagagtgcaagtcagggtgcaagccagagtgcaagccagggtgcaagccagagtgcaagccagagtgcaagatagagtacaagccagagtgcaagtcAGAGGACAAGCCAGAGTACATGCCAGAGGGCAAGCCAGAGTATAAGCCAGAGTACAAGctagagtgcaagccagagtacaagccagagtacaagtcagggtgcaagccagagtgcaagccagagtgcaagatagagtacaagccagagtgcaagtcAGAGGACAAGCCAGAGTACATGCCAGAgggcaagccagagtacaagcccgagtacaagccagagtacaagtcagagtgcaagccaga TGCACAGTTTCCACAGTGTGCACAGTCTCCACAATGTGCACAGTCTTCACACTGTCCTCAGTCATCACACTGTGCACAGTCTCCACGCTGTGCACAATCTCCACACG agtgcaagccagagtgcaagtcagggtgcaagccagagtgcaagtTAGGGTGCAAGctagagtacaagccagagtgcaagccagagtacacgccagagtgcaagccagagtgcaagtCAGGGTGCAAGctagagtacaagccagagtgcaagccagagtacaagccagagtacaagacAGGGTGCAAGCTAGAGTggaagccagagtacaagccagagtgcaagtcagggtgcaagccagagtgcaagccagagtgcaagtCAGGCTGCAAGCTAGAGTGGAAGCgagagtacaagccagagtgcaagtcagggtgcaagccagagtgcaagccagagtacacgccagagtgcaagccagagtgcaagccagagtacacgccagagtgcaagccagagtgcaagtCAGAGTGCAAgtcagagtgcaagccagagtacacgccagagtgcaagccagagtgcaagtcagggtgcaagccagagtgcaagtTAGGGTGCAAGctagagtacaagccagagtgcaagccagagtacacgccagagtgcaagccagagtgcaagtCAGGGTGCAAGctagagtacaagccagagtgcaagccagagtacaagccagagtacaagccagggtGCAAGCTAGAGTggaagccagagtacaagccagagtgcaagtcagggtgcaagccagagtgcaagccagagtgcaagtCAGGGTGCAAGCTAGAGTggaagccagagtacaagccagagtgcaagtcAGGGTGCAAGCCAgggtgcaagccagagtacaCGCCAGAGTTCAAGTCAGGgtgcaagccagagtgcaagccagagtgcaagtCAGGGTGCAAGctagagtgcaagccagagtga